The Candidatus Zixiibacteriota bacterium genome has a segment encoding these proteins:
- a CDS encoding flagellar assembly protein FliW, which yields MFVQSLRFGQLDVPDDKVITMARPILGFEHLATFCLVDIEQLRPFLWFQSLEDESVAFLVANPLLFHRGYRIEVNPQEIAELEVREVSSVETYCIVTVPDNPREISANLQGPILVNPETRLAKQLVLVNSPYRVQHYLLDALERADHAAELHPQEELVEL from the coding sequence ATGTTCGTACAGAGTCTTCGCTTTGGACAATTGGATGTGCCCGATGACAAGGTCATCACCATGGCGCGACCCATTCTCGGTTTCGAGCACCTGGCGACGTTTTGCCTGGTGGATATCGAGCAGCTGCGGCCCTTTTTGTGGTTCCAGTCGCTCGAGGACGAGTCGGTAGCGTTTTTGGTTGCCAACCCGTTGCTGTTTCACCGGGGCTACCGAATCGAGGTGAACCCTCAGGAAATCGCCGAACTCGAGGTGCGCGAGGTGTCTTCGGTCGAGACGTACTGTATCGTGACCGTGCCGGACAATCCGCGCGAGATATCGGCAAACCTGCAGGGGCCGATCCTGGTGAACCCGGAGACGAGACTGGCCAAACAGCTGGTTCTGGTCAACTCACCGTACCGGGTGCAGCATTACCTGCTCGATGCGCTGGAGCGAGCCGATCACGCCGCCGAACTGCATCCGCAGGAAGAGCTGGTCGAGTTATAA